Proteins from one Clostridium cellulovorans 743B genomic window:
- a CDS encoding amidase domain-containing protein, producing the protein MDKKSKRRILLIRYIFFILLFCSSIISLVKGEAIDTVAAVTKEEAQEIIKDIFLIKNNSMIIGDLEPIKTIYNMKTKYGIWAYEYEQSRDRYLHNWEEKQGAEFIEINPDIVIKSVKGNKDSMSINFLCSTEYKYRYEKDPVAINSFRLGTYHVMSLAKSDNTWIVTKEWYKDPLGDSLDLKNLKVEAIRQYIVSQGPRDFSNLNERRRGAIAYAEQFCGSASEPKYGFKYNSKYVDFNPQGGDCANFASQILFEGGKFKKTAGWNYDRGSATGPWVNADKFKRYMLNSGRASVIDYGDYNKVYKSSYKLLPGDFVAYEKKGDITHISVVSGADSKGYSLVTCHNSDRNKVPWDLGWNETNVKFWLVRVHF; encoded by the coding sequence ATGGATAAGAAATCTAAAAGAAGAATTTTACTCATAAGATATATCTTTTTTATTTTGCTTTTTTGCTCAAGTATCATTTCTTTGGTTAAGGGTGAGGCTATTGATACTGTTGCAGCAGTTACTAAAGAAGAGGCACAAGAAATAATTAAGGATATATTCCTAATAAAGAATAATTCTATGATAATTGGGGATTTAGAACCCATAAAAACTATTTATAATATGAAAACCAAGTATGGAATTTGGGCATATGAATACGAACAAAGTAGAGATAGGTATCTTCACAATTGGGAAGAGAAGCAAGGTGCAGAATTTATAGAAATAAACCCTGACATTGTGATAAAGAGTGTAAAAGGTAATAAGGATAGTATGTCTATAAATTTCTTATGTTCGACAGAATATAAATATAGATATGAAAAAGATCCAGTTGCTATCAATAGTTTTCGTTTAGGTACCTATCATGTTATGTCTTTAGCAAAGTCAGATAATACATGGATAGTCACAAAAGAGTGGTATAAAGATCCTCTCGGAGATTCTTTAGATTTAAAAAACTTAAAGGTTGAAGCAATAAGACAATATATAGTTTCGCAAGGACCTAGAGATTTTTCAAATTTAAATGAAAGAAGACGTGGTGCTATTGCTTATGCTGAACAATTTTGCGGTTCTGCAAGTGAGCCAAAATATGGATTTAAGTATAATAGTAAGTATGTAGACTTTAATCCTCAAGGTGGAGATTGTGCTAACTTTGCATCTCAGATACTCTTTGAAGGTGGAAAGTTTAAAAAGACAGCAGGTTGGAACTATGATAGAGGAAGTGCTACTGGACCATGGGTTAATGCAGATAAATTTAAAAGATATATGTTAAACAGTGGAAGAGCTTCAGTAATAGATTATGGTGATTATAACAAGGTTTATAAATCCTCTTATAAGCTGCTTCCAGGTGATTTTGTAGCATATGAAAAGAAAGGAGATATTACGCATATTTCTGTAGTTAGTGGTGCTGATTCAAAGGGATATTCTTTGGTTACTTGTCATAATAGTGATAGAAATAAGGTGCCTTGGGATTTGGGGTGGAATGAAACTAATGTAAAGTTTTGGTTAGTGAGGGTTCATTTTTAA
- a CDS encoding ABC transporter substrate-binding protein, translated as MKKKLAMLLSTLLLATSFAGCEVEKTGSSSNASSDVIRIGVFEPLTGANAAGGQIEIKGLEVAKALYPEVLGKKIELVTVDNKSDKVEAANAASRLVEKEKVSAIIGSWGSSLSLAAGETVKNGKIPTIGTSCTNPMVTEGNEYYFRVCFIDPFQGEVMANYAFNKLKVKKAAIVQEVSNDYAVGLSKYFEDNLSKLTGDKNCIVEKANYNTGDTDFSAQLTNIKQKNPDVIFAPGNFTESAMLTKQARQLGITCPILGGDTWENPDFLSIGGDAVEGVTFSTFFDAANPLTNETTKFLNKYKEMYGNEEPAAVAALAYDAYLLLVQAIEKTGLTDSGTVDSVKLRDTIAEIKDFQGSAGVLNFDKNRNAIKPAIIKTVEKGKFKYLDVVQP; from the coding sequence ATGAAAAAAAAGTTAGCTATGTTACTTAGTACTTTACTATTAGCGACAAGCTTTGCTGGTTGTGAAGTCGAAAAGACTGGAAGTTCATCTAATGCAAGTTCTGATGTAATCAGAATTGGTGTATTTGAACCGTTGACAGGTGCAAATGCGGCAGGAGGACAAATCGAAATCAAAGGATTAGAGGTTGCTAAAGCATTATATCCTGAAGTGCTAGGAAAGAAAATTGAATTAGTTACTGTAGACAACAAGTCTGATAAGGTTGAAGCTGCAAATGCTGCATCAAGATTAGTTGAGAAAGAGAAAGTTTCTGCAATCATAGGAAGTTGGGGAAGTTCCTTATCATTAGCAGCAGGGGAAACTGTAAAAAATGGTAAGATACCTACTATTGGTACATCTTGTACAAACCCTATGGTAACAGAAGGAAATGAATATTATTTTAGAGTTTGTTTTATAGATCCATTCCAAGGTGAAGTTATGGCAAACTATGCATTTAATAAGTTAAAAGTTAAAAAAGCAGCTATAGTTCAAGAAGTATCAAATGACTATGCGGTTGGTTTATCTAAATATTTCGAAGATAATCTTTCAAAACTTACTGGAGATAAAAATTGTATAGTTGAAAAAGCTAATTATAATACAGGAGATACTGATTTCTCTGCACAGCTTACAAATATAAAACAAAAGAATCCAGACGTAATATTTGCTCCTGGTAACTTTACTGAATCTGCGATGCTTACTAAACAAGCAAGACAACTTGGAATTACATGTCCAATACTTGGAGGAGATACTTGGGAAAATCCAGACTTCTTATCAATAGGCGGAGATGCTGTTGAAGGAGTTACTTTCTCAACATTCTTTGATGCAGCAAATCCTTTAACTAATGAAACAACAAAATTCTTAAACAAGTATAAGGAAATGTACGGAAATGAAGAACCAGCTGCAGTTGCGGCATTAGCTTATGACGCTTATCTTTTATTAGTACAAGCTATAGAAAAAACAGGACTAACTGATTCTGGCACAGTTGACTCTGTAAAACTTAGAGATACAATAGCGGAAATTAAAGATTTCCAAGGTTCAGCTGGTGTACTTAACTTTGATAAAAACAGAAATGCGATTAAGCCAGCAATAATTAAAACTGTTGAAAAAGGTAAGTTTAAATATCTTGATGTAGTACAACCTTAA
- a CDS encoding Ig-like domain-containing protein gives MKVKKWKKVFVAILTFMIIFQNFGVSAVTTIPVTGVTLDKLSGTIPEGENLKLTAIVMPTNATNKKVVWTSSDERIAKVDQTGQVTAVAPGSTRITATTEEGSKRVSSIITVSTKVKGISLNIAKAQISKGGYIFLKETVTPTNAANKKVTWTSSNTQVATVDATGKVIGIQPGVAIIKAKTQDGGYEATSTITVIIPTTMIKLDKTAASITKGKSITLVATVGPNDATNKKVTWKSSNTAIATVDATGKVTAISLGNAIITVTTENGGRIASCAVAVVPPIASVVSDRNTAEVDIGKTIALLATVYPTNAMNKNITWSSSNPSVATVDALGKVTAVSVGSATITVTTVDGGLKAQSVIKVINPVTGVNISQSIDYIQENGTYQFLASVLPSNATKTSIKWSSSDEKIAKVDANGLVTAMAPGTCMIIATSEDGIRKAARVISVTPKVQGVKIDRTSVTMNKTENLQLKATVMPSSALNNHVIWTSSNTSVATVDITGKVTAVSVGNATIIATTQEGGFVATSQITVVNSIRSILLDKTKAAIKAGQDLALVLTITPIDATNKNIIWSSSNTNIAVVDSQGVVTGVSPGIATISAVAESNSNKKVTCVVTVTN, from the coding sequence ATGAAAGTGAAAAAGTGGAAAAAAGTTTTTGTAGCAATCTTGACATTTATGATTATTTTTCAGAATTTTGGTGTTTCAGCAGTAACTACTATTCCAGTTACAGGGGTAACTTTAGACAAACTAAGTGGAACTATACCAGAAGGTGAAAACTTAAAGCTTACAGCAATAGTTATGCCTACAAATGCAACGAATAAAAAGGTTGTATGGACAAGTAGTGATGAAAGAATAGCTAAAGTTGATCAAACTGGACAAGTAACAGCAGTAGCACCAGGTAGTACTAGAATAACCGCTACAACAGAAGAAGGAAGTAAACGCGTTTCTAGTATTATAACTGTTAGTACTAAAGTAAAAGGTATATCATTAAATATTGCAAAAGCACAAATATCTAAAGGCGGATACATATTCTTAAAGGAAACAGTAACACCTACAAATGCAGCAAACAAGAAGGTGACCTGGACAAGTAGCAACACACAGGTAGCCACTGTAGATGCAACTGGTAAAGTTATAGGGATACAACCAGGGGTAGCTATAATAAAAGCAAAGACTCAAGATGGGGGATATGAAGCAACATCAACAATCACAGTAATAATTCCTACTACAATGATAAAACTTGATAAGACTGCAGCAAGTATCACTAAAGGTAAAAGTATTACACTTGTTGCAACGGTAGGACCTAATGATGCGACAAACAAGAAGGTTACATGGAAAAGTAGTAATACAGCAATAGCTACAGTTGATGCAACAGGAAAAGTAACAGCTATAAGTTTAGGTAATGCTATTATAACGGTAACCACAGAAAATGGAGGTAGGATAGCATCTTGTGCAGTAGCAGTAGTTCCACCAATTGCTTCAGTGGTATCAGATAGGAACACAGCTGAAGTAGATATAGGTAAGACAATAGCATTATTAGCAACAGTGTATCCAACCAATGCAATGAATAAAAATATTACTTGGAGTAGCTCAAATCCAAGTGTAGCTACGGTTGATGCATTAGGAAAAGTAACAGCAGTATCTGTTGGAAGTGCAACAATAACTGTAACAACTGTTGATGGTGGACTAAAAGCACAATCTGTGATAAAGGTAATAAATCCAGTAACAGGAGTTAATATTTCTCAAAGCATAGACTATATTCAGGAGAATGGTACATATCAATTTTTAGCATCAGTACTTCCAAGTAATGCAACTAAGACGTCAATAAAATGGTCGAGCAGCGATGAGAAAATTGCAAAGGTAGATGCAAATGGACTAGTTACAGCAATGGCACCTGGAACTTGTATGATAATAGCAACTTCAGAGGATGGAATTAGAAAAGCAGCTCGTGTTATATCTGTAACACCAAAAGTTCAAGGGGTAAAAATAGATAGAACCTCTGTAACAATGAATAAAACAGAAAATCTGCAATTAAAAGCTACTGTAATGCCATCTTCAGCATTGAATAATCATGTTATTTGGACAAGTAGCAATACAAGTGTAGCAACTGTAGATATTACAGGAAAAGTAACAGCTGTATCTGTTGGAAATGCTACTATAATTGCTACTACACAAGAAGGTGGATTTGTAGCAACTTCACAAATAACAGTTGTAAACTCAATTAGATCTATTTTACTTGATAAAACTAAAGCAGCGATAAAAGCAGGACAAGATCTAGCGTTAGTATTAACTATTACGCCAATTGATGCTACTAATAAAAATATAATCTGGTCAAGTAGCAACACGAATATTGCTGTGGTAGACAGCCAAGGGGTAGTTACTGGAGTTTCTCCAGGAATCGCTACTATATCGGCAGTAGCTGAAAGCAATAGTAATAAAAAGGTTACTTGTGTAGTAACAGTAACAAATTAA
- a CDS encoding DUF2752 domain-containing protein, which produces MKKKVIVFLKNQGAMILALIMAILIFGDCPIRRIFGIPCPSCGITRACKAAFHLDFASAVYYHPLFWLIPVALLYIMFGRKPLWGSKKNEKIFYITIIIIIILVYIYRMITMFPNIEPMTYNSDSTIEKSLDVFRK; this is translated from the coding sequence ATGAAAAAAAAGGTAATAGTTTTTTTAAAGAATCAAGGGGCCATGATATTAGCTTTGATAATGGCGATTCTTATCTTTGGAGATTGTCCTATAAGACGAATTTTTGGAATACCTTGTCCGAGCTGTGGGATAACTAGGGCTTGCAAAGCTGCATTTCATTTGGACTTTGCATCAGCTGTTTATTATCATCCACTGTTTTGGCTTATTCCTGTTGCTTTGCTATACATAATGTTTGGAAGAAAGCCTCTTTGGGGAAGCAAAAAAAATGAGAAAATATTTTATATTACTATTATAATAATTATCATTTTGGTATACATTTATAGGATGATAACTATGTTTCCTAATATTGAACCTATGACTTATAATAGTGATTCTACAATAGAAAAATCTTTAGATGTATTCAGGAAATAG
- a CDS encoding branched-chain amino acid ABC transporter permease, producing MKKKNLILTAIFLVVLFLMVFVADKNMDSYKVRILNLCAIYVILAVSMNLINGFTGLFSLGHAGFMAIGAYTTALLTMSSETKAQVFFMQPIIEPLANLQVPFPVALLIGGILSALVALLIGAPILRLRGDYLAIATLGFGEIIRVIFTNTQNITNGSMGIKSIPANTNLWWSFGIAVITVILIASLINSSHGRALKAIREDEIAAENMGINLFKHKMISFAIGAFFAAIGGGLMASLICTIDPLMFRFTMTYNILLIIVLGGMSSISGSVISAFVITIAMEALRFLDESINLGFVRLKGISGMRMVVFSILLMVAVLFFRNGLMGNKEFTWDGIRAFIRRIAKGKGDEKSGAFKSQ from the coding sequence ATGAAAAAGAAAAACTTAATATTAACGGCGATATTTTTAGTAGTCTTATTTCTAATGGTATTTGTAGCAGATAAAAATATGGATTCATATAAAGTTAGAATTTTAAACTTATGTGCTATATATGTAATTTTAGCTGTAAGTATGAATTTGATTAATGGTTTTACGGGATTATTTTCTTTAGGGCATGCTGGATTTATGGCGATAGGAGCATATACAACAGCACTTTTAACCATGTCTTCAGAGACTAAAGCTCAGGTGTTCTTTATGCAACCAATAATCGAACCACTTGCAAATTTACAAGTACCATTCCCTGTAGCTTTATTAATCGGCGGGATATTATCTGCGCTAGTTGCACTTTTAATTGGAGCGCCAATTCTTAGATTAAGAGGTGATTATTTAGCTATTGCGACACTAGGATTTGGAGAAATAATAAGAGTTATTTTTACTAATACTCAAAATATAACAAATGGATCAATGGGAATAAAATCTATACCAGCGAATACTAATTTATGGTGGTCCTTTGGAATAGCAGTAATAACAGTAATCTTAATAGCATCTTTAATAAACAGCAGTCACGGGCGAGCTTTAAAGGCTATAAGGGAAGATGAAATAGCAGCAGAAAATATGGGAATAAATTTATTCAAACATAAGATGATATCTTTCGCTATAGGTGCATTTTTCGCAGCTATTGGTGGTGGATTAATGGCAAGTTTAATTTGTACAATAGATCCACTTATGTTTAGATTTACGATGACCTACAACATATTACTTATCATAGTATTAGGTGGAATGAGCAGTATATCAGGAAGTGTAATTTCTGCTTTTGTAATTACTATTGCAATGGAAGCATTGAGATTTTTAGATGAGAGTATAAACTTGGGCTTTGTAAGATTAAAAGGAATATCAGGAATGAGAATGGTTGTATTCTCCATACTACTTATGGTTGCAGTGCTATTCTTCAGAAACGGACTCATGGGCAATAAGGAGTTTACTTGGGATGGCATAAGAGCTTTTATAAGAAGAATAGCAAAGGGAAAAGGAGATGAGAAGAGTGGAGCTTTTAAAAGCCAATAA
- a CDS encoding M15 family metallopeptidase, whose amino-acid sequence MRKIATIFLAVILSVTCFQAKGEESSEDNNITLDEKYKTIMKQDLLCLMMGYPDHIEGVVKENSGLIYVVMKSGNKILYDDMVKKNIDQKLKNPDLQDMLEQVYPLTSISSVMKENFDPGRIRVYSLLHEVYGKNKGEIEKNLRCAVNGLRFNSNNYANDRLVQIMKQIGTLSQTNGKAMACVYPINGTYNYRVISGTGRLSPHSFGIAIDLASNPKDYWQWASLEQGNQRIKEYPKELPQVFENNYFIWGGKWSHFDILHYEYRPEIIIKARYFRDGSENITPWYGAVDTKNEKVAHSIEVINNAVG is encoded by the coding sequence ATGAGGAAAATAGCGACGATATTTTTAGCTGTTATACTTTCTGTAACGTGCTTTCAAGCAAAAGGTGAGGAGTCAAGTGAAGATAACAATATTACCCTTGATGAGAAATATAAAACTATTATGAAACAAGATTTATTATGTCTTATGATGGGATATCCAGATCACATAGAAGGAGTTGTTAAAGAAAATAGCGGGCTGATATACGTTGTTATGAAGTCTGGAAATAAGATACTTTATGATGACATGGTAAAAAAGAATATTGACCAAAAATTAAAGAATCCAGATCTTCAAGATATGCTAGAGCAAGTATATCCGCTTACATCGATTAGTTCTGTTATGAAAGAAAATTTTGATCCAGGAAGGATACGGGTTTATTCACTTCTTCATGAAGTATATGGTAAAAATAAAGGTGAAATAGAAAAAAACTTAAGGTGTGCAGTTAATGGACTTCGATTTAATAGCAATAATTATGCAAATGATAGGCTTGTTCAAATAATGAAACAAATTGGAACACTATCTCAGACTAATGGAAAAGCAATGGCTTGCGTATATCCTATAAATGGAACCTACAATTATAGAGTGATATCTGGTACAGGAAGGTTAAGTCCTCATAGTTTTGGAATAGCAATAGATCTTGCAAGTAATCCTAAAGATTATTGGCAGTGGGCATCTTTAGAACAAGGAAATCAAAGAATAAAAGAGTATCCTAAAGAACTGCCACAAGTATTTGAAAATAATTATTTCATTTGGGGCGGCAAGTGGAGCCATTTTGATATTCTTCATTATGAATATCGTCCTGAGATCATTATAAAGGCAAGATATTTTAGAGACGGTTCTGAAAATATCACACCTTGGTATGGAGCTGTAGATACTAAAAATGAAAAGGTAGCTCATAGTATAGAAGTTATAAACAACGCGGTAGGATGA
- a CDS encoding branched-chain amino acid ABC transporter permease yields MNIMSLDTFFQHLVNGISLGSLYALIAIGYTMVYGILRLINFAHGDIFMMGAYFAFYSIVVFSMPWYVAVIVAIAVTSVLGIVIERAAYKPLRNAPKTSILISAIGVSFLLESVATVAFGGTPKSFPQIALFTDNITIGSVTMQKLTVIIPVVTIILLVGLLYLVNRTKVGMAMRAVSRDYETSALMSINTNRIISLTFVIGSLLASVGGVMWGLKYTTLLPLMGLMPGIKCFIAAVIGGIGDIKGAVLGGFILGLTEVMLVAFAPGLTGYRDAFAFILLIVILLVKPEGIMGKNVAEKV; encoded by the coding sequence ATGAACATAATGAGTCTAGACACGTTTTTTCAGCACTTAGTTAATGGTATCTCTTTGGGAAGTCTTTATGCACTTATAGCAATTGGGTACACAATGGTGTACGGAATACTAAGGCTTATTAATTTTGCTCACGGAGACATATTTATGATGGGAGCATATTTTGCTTTCTATAGTATAGTGGTCTTTTCAATGCCATGGTATGTAGCAGTAATTGTTGCTATAGCAGTAACCTCTGTTCTTGGAATTGTTATTGAGAGAGCGGCATATAAGCCTCTTAGAAATGCACCAAAGACGTCTATTTTAATTTCAGCTATAGGTGTTTCTTTTCTTTTAGAAAGTGTAGCTACAGTTGCTTTTGGAGGTACACCAAAGTCTTTTCCGCAGATAGCATTATTTACAGATAATATAACTATTGGATCGGTTACAATGCAAAAGCTTACAGTAATAATACCAGTTGTAACAATTATATTATTGGTAGGGTTATTATATCTTGTTAATCGTACAAAGGTCGGAATGGCTATGAGAGCTGTTTCAAGGGATTATGAAACTTCTGCACTTATGAGTATTAATACAAACAGAATAATTTCACTTACTTTCGTTATAGGTTCTTTACTTGCATCAGTAGGTGGAGTTATGTGGGGACTTAAATATACTACATTATTACCATTGATGGGACTTATGCCTGGAATTAAATGCTTTATTGCAGCTGTAATTGGAGGAATTGGAGATATCAAAGGAGCAGTTTTAGGTGGATTTATCTTAGGGCTTACAGAAGTAATGCTAGTAGCCTTTGCGCCTGGACTTACTGGATACAGAGATGCTTTTGCATTTATTCTTCTTATAGTCATATTACTTGTTAAACCAGAAGGAATAATGGGAAAAAATGTTGCGGAGAAGGTGTAG
- a CDS encoding L,D-transpeptidase, protein MEQLIKKSLKLTYSVVKPVIDMATDMVKQDRAYPKSTEALINGKNFQNKTGYFIWVDKRNFKVNVFQYKNNGWVLLKSFLCSIGKPSTPTPEGIFSIGIKGLFFGTEKGYKARYYTQYKDNYLFHSILYNLDGTIRDGRLGMAISDGCIRLSLFNAKWIFDNIPKNTGVYIT, encoded by the coding sequence TTGGAACAACTAATAAAAAAATCTTTAAAACTCACATATTCAGTGGTAAAACCAGTAATAGATATGGCAACTGATATGGTAAAACAAGACCGAGCTTATCCAAAATCTACAGAGGCCTTAATAAATGGTAAAAATTTTCAAAATAAAACAGGATATTTTATTTGGGTAGATAAAAGAAATTTTAAGGTTAATGTGTTTCAATATAAAAATAATGGCTGGGTTCTATTAAAAAGTTTTTTATGTTCCATAGGAAAACCTTCAACCCCTACCCCTGAAGGTATTTTTTCTATAGGCATTAAAGGCCTATTTTTCGGTACTGAAAAAGGTTATAAAGCTAGATATTACACCCAGTATAAAGACAATTATTTGTTTCATTCAATCCTCTATAATCTAGATGGAACTATACGAGATGGTAGACTTGGCATGGCCATTTCTGATGGTTGTATAAGACTATCACTTTTTAATGCGAAGTGGATTTTTGATAACATCCCTAAAAACACCGGCGTATACATCACATAA